The following proteins come from a genomic window of SAR324 cluster bacterium:
- a CDS encoding ribbon-helix-helix protein, CopG family: MLKTQIYLTEREYSALDSLSIRLGLKRSQIIRQAIDHFIQSQSRDWKMVFQPMEGMWKERTDLPDFEALRKEADRDVL; the protein is encoded by the coding sequence ATGTTGAAAACTCAAATTTATCTCACGGAAAGAGAATATTCCGCGTTAGACAGTTTATCCATCCGTTTAGGCCTGAAGCGTTCCCAGATCATTCGTCAAGCTATTGATCATTTTATTCAATCACAAAGCCGGGATTGGAAAATGGTCTTTCAGCCAATGGAAGGCATGTGGAAAGAGAGGACCGATCTACCGGATTTTGAAGCTCTTAGAAAAGAAGCCGACCGGGACGTTTTATGA
- a CDS encoding type II toxin-antitoxin system YafQ family toxin has protein sequence MMTTIQTTNQFKKDVKRLQKQGKDPEKLKTVINTLCHGNSLSIHFRDHKLSGNYQGARECHIEPDWLLIYELHEDTIILRRSGSHAELFKM, from the coding sequence TTGATGACAACCATTCAGACAACCAACCAATTCAAAAAAGATGTCAAACGATTACAGAAACAAGGGAAAGATCCTGAAAAACTGAAAACGGTCATCAATACGTTATGTCATGGAAATTCATTGAGTATCCATTTCCGTGACCATAAACTTTCCGGAAATTATCAAGGTGCCAGAGAATGCCATATTGAACCCGATTGGTTGTTAATTTATGAACTGCATGAAGATACCATCATTTTACGTCGGTCAGGTTCTCATGCAGAACTGTTCAAAATGTAA
- a CDS encoding type II toxin-antitoxin system RelB/DinJ family antitoxin gives MAKSTTISVRIDSTLKHDAESILESLGLTASQAINIFYKQITFQQGLPFSVRIPEKVMNETTMKAMEEKELSEYKNPDDLYQDLGI, from the coding sequence ATGGCCAAATCAACCACAATTTCTGTCAGAATTGATTCCACCCTGAAACATGACGCGGAAAGCATTCTGGAGTCGTTAGGATTGACGGCATCACAGGCCATCAATATTTTTTATAAACAAATCACGTTTCAGCAGGGTCTGCCTTTTTCGGTAAGAATTCCGGAAAAAGTAATGAACGAAACCACCATGAAAGCGATGGAAGAAAAAGAGTTGTCTGAATATAAAAATCCTGATGACCTCTATCAGGATTTGGGGATTTGA